GAGGTGTGACCCGATGGGCAAGGTAATGTCACCAAAAGCGCTCTTGGTGGCGCTTTTTGGCGTGGCCGTGGTCGTGTTGGCGACGGGTTTTGGGCTGTTGTGGTTTTTTTCGTCCCAAGGGACCGTGTCCGTGGGCACGGTGGGTTGGACCGCGCTGGGGTGTCTGCTGGGGTTATGCTGTGTCGCCGGGCCGTTGGCCGTTGCCGCCGGACGCGCCATCTCGGGCACGAGGCGTGAAATCCAGCAGGGCGTCGAGCGGGTTTTGGGTGGAGATTTCGGCGTGTCCTTTGCTGGCGCGGGGGACAACGACCTGGCCTGTATCCGGCGCTCCGTGGAGGCGCTTTTTGGGCATTTGCGGCAGGAGCTGAGTTTCGCCCGTGGCGTGCTCAAGGGGATCGATTCGCCACTTGTCGTGGTCGATACCCAGGAAGTTCTGATTTACACCAATGCGTCCCTGATCGCTATCTTGCAGCATGATGGCAGGCCCGAGGACTATTATGGCCAGAACGTCGCCCATTTTTTCTACGGCGATTCATCCCGACGCACGGTGCTGCGGGACAGCCTGGAGCACAACACCATAACCGCCCGCGAGGTGGAGTTGGTGGGGCGGAAGGGCGGCAAGCGCAATATCCATATCCATGCCTCGCCCCTGTTTGATCTGAACGGGGCCTTGATGGGGGCGCTGTGCATTTATCAGGATTTGACGGAATTGCGGGCGCGGGAAGCGGAAATTTTGTCCCAGAACGAACGTATCGCGGCCGCGGTGCGCGAGTCCGAGGCCGTGTCCCTGGACGTGGCCCGGTTGGCTCGGGAGATTTCCCAACAAGTTGGTCAGACCAGTCGCGAGGCGGATCTTCAGACCGAACGTGCCCTGGACACGGCCACGGCCATGGAGCAGATGAACGCGGCCGTGTTCGAGGTGGCCCGCAACGCCTCCGCCGCCGCATCCCAGGCCGCGCAGGCTCGGGACATGGCCCAGGACGGCTCCCACGTGGTCGATCAAGCCATGAATGCCATCGCCGAGGTTGCTAGGCAGTCGGAGAGTCTGCGCGAGAGCATGGGTGAACTTGGCCAACGCGCGGCCGGTATCGGACAGATTCTGAACGTGATCAGCGATATCGCGGACCAAACCAATTTGTTGGCGCTCAATGCCGCCATCGAAGCCGCTCGCGCGGGTGACGCCGGACGCGGGTTTGCCGTGGTCGCGGACGAGGTGCGCAAGCTGGCCGAAAAAACCATGCAGGCGACCAGGGAAGTGGACGGCGCCATCACGGCCATTCAGGATGGAGCGCGGCTGAACGCCACGAGCGTGGATTCGGCTGTTCAGGCCGTGCATCGTTCCCGATCGTTGTCGGCGGCC
This genomic interval from Deltaproteobacteria bacterium contains the following:
- a CDS encoding methyl-accepting chemotaxis protein; protein product: MGKVMSPKALLVALFGVAVVVLATGFGLLWFFSSQGTVSVGTVGWTALGCLLGLCCVAGPLAVAAGRAISGTRREIQQGVERVLGGDFGVSFAGAGDNDLACIRRSVEALFGHLRQELSFARGVLKGIDSPLVVVDTQEVLIYTNASLIAILQHDGRPEDYYGQNVAHFFYGDSSRRTVLRDSLEHNTITAREVELVGRKGGKRNIHIHASPLFDLNGALMGALCIYQDLTELRAREAEILSQNERIAAAVRESEAVSLDVARLAREISQQVGQTSREADLQTERALDTATAMEQMNAAVFEVARNASAAASQAAQARDMAQDGSHVVDQAMNAIAEVARQSESLRESMGELGQRAAGIGQILNVISDIADQTNLLALNAAIEAARAGDAGRGFAVVADEVRKLAEKTMQATREVDGAITAIQDGARLNATSVDSAVQAVHRSRSLSAASGEALSSIVRIVNETSDQVQAIATAAEEQSSTSEHINQSVDEVKDISSRASSAMASVSRDVGELVRLSARLRGIIAAVNGSGQA